The following DNA comes from Pecten maximus unplaced genomic scaffold, xPecMax1.1, whole genome shotgun sequence.
TTAACCAGGGCAACCaattacaattttcaaaaatctaaGCAACCAATTTATAAGTTATAATCGGTCAACAGTTTATTTCATGCCACTTAGGacaaaagtcaaaaatgtttcTCGACATGTTGGGGTCAGCGTAATGAACTGTTATGGAAAGTAGTATTTAATGATTCTAAAAcagtatatttaccattgtatggcactgccactatataaccctaccaattcagttgcgagttcaccagcttatgaactgccaactgaaatttgaatttgaaaatttaaaaaaaaaatcgcacgacaaataaaaaatcgcagatggtaaatataagcattgaacggctttcagttggcattcatagtcaatatgaatgccaactgaaagccgttgAATGCTTAAATGGACGGGCTCATTTCCTGGCATGGACTAGGAGACACACTCaagaaacattttatataatcacAAGTGAGATATGCCTGTATTCCTTAATCACTTCCTTGATATCTTATTCATGACGTCACATGACCTCTATTGTTTAACAAAGagaattttattacatttttaccagtgaaatatcaaaaattattcattctataaaagtgatatttttcactagtgaaaaatatcacttttgctgatttaaccaatcaaattaatgattagaaaataccaaaataattgaccaatcagaaagcccgacatatatgtcagcacctggacaggggaaactacttttttttgtatgcaaactttcgctgtaggcctagttagcagacggggtaggtttttcgttgataaaaaatgtaataaacagaatatctaacagtgtcttcagtaataccaaatatatttcactcgtgtggctaatattttgatatttttcacgagtgcgcatagatatcctctatatcatTTTAGGAGCAGAATGCTTGATATAttcatttgtaattttattccCAGCACATGCTTTATTAGATTTTACTTCTTCCCTAATTATAACATCGTTTATTAGATATATAGTGATAACCACCTAAGTCAACTAGATCATGTTCATTTCCATCATCATTGCCTGCTGCATTGCAGTCGTTAAAATAGTTAAAAACGGTATCCAATGAAATCTGTGTTTTCCTTTTTCATTTAATCCTTTGGATTGCTACTTTTCATATTATCAAATTTGAACTTCCTACGGCGCCCGGTGGCATATATACAGTTATTTATAGTTTTTCTGTATGATTTTTCAGtcgttttatatttgtttaaaaatgatcAGTTCTTTGACGTTTGCATTGGTTATTATGCCGCCGATAATTCTTTTAAGCTAAAACACATGGTCTATTAAACCAGTGTTTTGTCCTTTAATCTTTATTAAAATTACAGTTAGAATTAATTTTCTGTGTTCCTAGTGTGGACTTTGCAGCATTTATCAGAACCTCGTTACAGTCTGTTAATAACCTATTTACATCTAAATTATAACCTTCTCCAGTTTCCTCATTATTCCTTTTGATGTTTTCTATATGCAAAACATCAATAATATCGAAGAATTTTTCGAGTTTTCATACAATCTCACTTATTGATAcattcagtacaataaggaTTACACTCATTTAAATggtcatctacatgtacatttgcatTAATGGTAAATGCAAGTGGACAATGAGCATCCGAATATAATGAACTAAAATCTAACACTTTAAAATCGTCAATGTGTTTAAACAAACCTGACGAACATATGACATACGTTAGTATTAATAGCAAAAttccatatttataaaaaaaaaaaaaaaaaaattgtctcccctgtattaATGGATTCATAAAAGAACTAGATTTGTATCTAAAAACAGAGGAagtaatttacaaaaacaacatggagtatgatagttttgtgaaaaaatggtctatataagtgaataatttttcagatcttcttcacacatatcataacatgtacttaaaagtaagtcaaaagtttttctttttttatacctttaaacacaatatattaaaatgagagAAAGCGTGAGTGGAAggttatttgtttgtttgtctctgtattccaaaaaaaaaaaaacaatcctttttttttctattcatcacttaatacgtattgtacatcttactgctgtaatgatatgtctgtattattataccatgtaatataatgtacctgtatgtatactatatgtaaaaggatgaaaaaaaaagatttcaaaactgaaaacatatGACATAGTCAACAACACTGGagtttttacatgtaaattttcCAGCATTTTTGTCACTGCCAGCTCGACcattacatataaacaaatctTTGTATACACGAATTCAGCAGACGGTTTCAAAACTTAGCTTTTTTGTCATCTTTACTACTTCTAAATTTGGCTGTCTTATTTCTATAAACATATCGGCATCAACATTATCATTGAGTATATAATTAGTCAAATCGTCTCTTTCTTCTATTTAACCGGTATTTATAAAGTCCGGACAGTTTGCTGTTCTCGCATTAAAATCTCCAACAAGATATACACACGTACAATTACTTGAAAACGATCAGTAAACCACTAGTATAGTCATATGtagttttatcaactttaaaccaACTGATATATTTgcttttataaatatattaacagttTCTCAGGAATGGTCGCCATGTTCTTCCCAGTTCCACTCTTTTTCTTCTATTCTATTTTTTATCGTTTTGTATTCTTTCCTTATATTCTTATATCCCATGTTAGTGGACAATCTCCGGTGTTGACAGCttgaaacaaaaataagtaaactttacattatgtaattcttgttttattcactaaacacaaacaatatattttatatctgttATTACTGATGGGGTATCACTTCTATGTAATCAATAACCATCGCCGCGTCCTCTCCCTGCCAGGTGGCGCTCCAATCCGCTCGATGTTCCCAGAAGTCCTTTTTCGGGTTACTTGAATGGCCCCAGGGCCTGGGAATATCATAATCTCCGTCGGCAAAGAAATCTCCTCCGACAGCCACGCTGAGAATCAGTTTGTACTGTAatatatgacatgtatatagaaaacattattttaatagGAAGGAGTCATTAATGAAAAATAGCATGCCCGTgctgggactcgaactagcgaccttCCGCTCTggaggcaaacatcctaccactaggctaaagggaaattctcTCTGCGCTAGTTAGGCGACCTTATACCCTCtacttttacattataaccatgtCTTATATAACGTCTGTCTTACATTATAACCATGTCGTATATAACtattatatcatgtctgtcttacattataaccatgtcgtatataactattatatcatgtctgtcTTACATTATAACCATGTCGTATATAACTATCATATCATGTCTGTCTTACATTATAACCATGTCGTATATAACtattatatcatgtctgtcTTACATTATAACCGTGTCGTATATAACtattatatcatgtctgtcTTACATTATAACCGTGTCGTATATAACtattatatcatgtctgtcttacattataaccatgtcgtatataactattatatcatgtctgtcTTACATTATAACCGTGTCGTATATAACtattatatcatgtctgtcttacattataaccatgtcgtatataactattatatcatgtctgtcTTACATTATAACCATGTCGTAACtattatatcatgtctgtcttacattataaccatgtcgtatataactattatatcatgtctgtcTTACATTATAACCATGTCGTAACtattatatcatgtctgtcTTACATTATAACCGTGTCGTATATAACtattatatcatg
Coding sequences within:
- the LOC117318641 gene encoding beta-1,3-glucan-binding protein-like codes for the protein MDWTPDHIITYVDDQEILRVDTPPNGFWDFGGFHGQNIWGAGGRNAPFDQPYKLILSVAVGGDFFADGDYDIPRPWGHSSNPKKDFWEHRADWSATWQGEDAAMVIDYIEVIPHQ